The genome window CGGGCCTCGCCGGCGCAGCGTACGCGTGGAATCTCTCCGTCTTCTATCCCGATGCGGTCTTCACGCTGCAGACCTCGGTCTTCGCCATCGTGTTCGCGCTGTTCGGCGGCGTGGGCACGGTGATCGGCCCGATCGTCGGCGCGATCGTGCTCGACGGGCTCTACAACGGCGTGGGCATCTCGGCACCGCAGTACTTCGAATTCATCTACGGCCTGCTGATCGTATTGCTCGTCCTCTTCTTACCGAACGGCATCATGTCGTTGCTCACTCGGCGAGGCGTACGTGTCCTCTGAACCGCTGCTCGCACTCGAAGGCGTCGCCAAACGCTTCGGCGGACTCACCGTGCTGCACGACGTCCATTTCAAGGTCGAAGCGGGCGAGATTCTGGGCTTGGTGGGGCCGAACGGCTCCGGCAAGACCACGACGATCAACGTCATCTCCGGCATCCATCAGGCCGATGCGGGGACGATGCTGTTCGAAGGGCGTTCGATCGAACGCGTCCCCACCTTCCGTCTCGCGCACCTCGGGATCAATCGCACGTTTCAGGTCCCCAAGCCTTTCCCGGAAATGACAGCCCGCGAAAACATCGAGGTTGCCGCGTACTTCGGCGCGGGGTCGCGCAGTTCGGCCGAAGTCGATGGCGTGCTTGCCGAAATCGAGCTTGCGGACGAGGCAGAGACGCTCGCTCGCGAACTCACCGTCAATCAGCAGAAGCGACTCGATCTCGGACGCGCGCTCGCGGTGCGGCCCAAGCTGCTGCTCGTCGACGAGATCGGCGCCGGCCTCAACCCGAGCGAACTCACCGTCATGGGCGAACTCTTGCTTTCGCTGGCTAAGCGCGGCGTCGCGCTCATCGTCGTCGAGCATCTGCTCGACTTCCTGAACCGCATCACCAACCGCGTGATCGTCCTCGATGCCGGAAAGATGCTCTTCGAGGGAACGCTCCAGGACGCGTCGCACAATCCCGACGTCGTCGCAGCGTTCATCGGAGGATAGAGAAACGATGGCACTGCTTGAAGTCCAAGGCGTCGAATCCGGCTATGACGCGATGAAGATTCTCTGGGGCATCGATCTCGCGGTCGAACGCGGCGAGACCGTGCTGTTGCTGGGCGCCAATAGTGCCGGTAAAACGACGCTGCTCCGCACGATCATCGGGCTGCTGCGCTGCTGGAACGGTGCGATCCACTTTGACGGCCAGGCGATCGACCATTTGCCGCCCGACCAGCGGATCCGGCGCGGCATCGCGTTCATGTCCGAGATGGGCGTCTTCCCCAGCCTCACGATCGAAGAGAACTTGCGGCTGGGCGGTTATTTCATTAGCGGGGCCGAGGTGCGGCGGCGTAGCGTCCAACTCATGGAACTCTTTCCCGATCTCGCCAAGAAACGGCACGGCCTCGCGGCCTCGCTCTCGGGCGGCCAACGCAAGATGCTCGGGATCGCGAAAGCCCTCATCTCCCAACCCAAACTCTTGCTGATGGACGAGCCGTCGTCCGGGCTCGCGCCGGTCTTCGTTAAGCAAGTTGTGGAAGCGCTGCGCGTTGCAATCGGCGGCGGCACGGCGCTGCTTCTGGCGGAGCAAAACGTCGCCTTTATCAAACTCGCCGACCGCGGCTATCTGATCGACGGCGGCCGCGTTCGCGTCTCGGGCACGCGCGAAGAGCTCGAAACGAGCGACGCGGTGCGCGCCGCATACTTCGGCCTCTGATCGCAGGGCGGCGCTGGGCGCGCCGTTCAGCGGTGGGCGAGCACTGAAAGCTCCCAACGATAGCCGTCGGGGTCGCGAAACCACAAGCCCATATTCGGCGAACCCTCGGCTTCGGCTCCGATTTCGTCGCCTGGATCTTCCACGGCGACGTCGTGTTCCTTGAGCCAATCGAGCGCGTGCCGGAGCGCGGGCATATCCGGCAGATGGAACGACATGTGGCCGATCGTCTCCGGCCGCGGCGTGCCGGCGGATAGCACCATCGTCACGTTCTCGTTCGATAGGCCGACATAGCCGTCACCTTCGAAAATCGTCTTCAGATCGAACAGCTTGCGCCACCAGGCGGCGCTTTTTTTGGGATCGTGCACGGCCAGGCCGAAATGCCCTACGGTGCCGAGATGAATGTGCTTGCCCATAGTGCCGAATGTATACCCTTACCGGACTAGCGCGAATCCCGCGATACGCCGCCTCGCGCAAACGATAGGCCTTGTAACACGCTGCCGTGATGCCATAGGCGCCGCGCTAGGCGCACGTGGACGTCTCGATCGTGCTGCGCGCGTAGCGCGACCAGCGGTGCGCCGCATGCGCGAGCGCGGGCGCGAAGGGCGATGCAATCGTGCGCAATGCCCAACGCATCCGTGAGTTTCGAGAGAAGCTTGGCCAAAGGGTCGAGCTCGGGCAGGTCGGCCGACGAGCGTTCGATGACGTAGTGCAGCCGTTTGCACGAGAGGCGAAACGCATGCAACGCGTCGTCGTCGTCGGACTCGAACGCCGCTTGCCGCTCGATGCAATCGGCAAGATGGCGACGAACCGCGGTCCGCACCGCTTCCATCGGCGTCGCACGCGGCGCGGCGGACGGCGCCGGTGCGGCTTTCAAGATCGAGGCGCTCGCGCGAATGAGGCGGCGTAGTTTGCGCCGCGCCTTTTTGCGCCGCGCGCGCAGCTCGCGGCGCACGCTCGCGAGTTGCTCGCACTCGGCACCACGAGCCACTTCGCGATAAGTCTTGATGCGGCGCAGCAAGACGTCACCGTCGCGCACCCTACCCGCACGGCGATGCAACGCGTGGATCTGTTCCGCGAATCCGGCGGATGGATTCGCGAGGACTCCGAGGTCGTCCAGCGCCGTATTCAAGCGTGCTAAATCCCGCCGGGCCCGGTGCAAGCGCTTCGCAGAACGCGGCTTGCGGTAGTAGGCGGAAACGGCGCGGCGCGCGACATCCGTATAGCGCGCGATCGTCTCTCGCGCCCATAGGGCCGTTGCGTCAAGATCCATCGGTACGGGCTCCTCGCTCGGTCGCTCCATGCTACCGAACCGACCTGCAGAGAATTCGAAGTCTGCGCCTTCACGCTGCATCGTGCAACGTGAGCCGAGGTCCACTCGGCGATAGCGTAGTTCTTGGGTCGTTGCTGTCCGCCACTGCGGCGCAGCTCGCCAAGGGCCCCTTCTGGGCCCGCTGAAGAATCACTTTCGCAGCATTCA of Candidatus Dormiibacterota bacterium contains these proteins:
- a CDS encoding ABC transporter ATP-binding protein, giving the protein MSSEPLLALEGVAKRFGGLTVLHDVHFKVEAGEILGLVGPNGSGKTTTINVISGIHQADAGTMLFEGRSIERVPTFRLAHLGINRTFQVPKPFPEMTARENIEVAAYFGAGSRSSAEVDGVLAEIELADEAETLARELTVNQQKRLDLGRALAVRPKLLLVDEIGAGLNPSELTVMGELLLSLAKRGVALIVVEHLLDFLNRITNRVIVLDAGKMLFEGTLQDASHNPDVVAAFIGG
- a CDS encoding VOC family protein produces the protein MGKHIHLGTVGHFGLAVHDPKKSAAWWRKLFDLKTIFEGDGYVGLSNENVTMVLSAGTPRPETIGHMSFHLPDMPALRHALDWLKEHDVAVEDPGDEIGAEAEGSPNMGLWFRDPDGYRWELSVLAHR
- a CDS encoding CHAD domain-containing protein; the protein is MERPSEEPVPMDLDATALWARETIARYTDVARRAVSAYYRKPRSAKRLHRARRDLARLNTALDDLGVLANPSAGFAEQIHALHRRAGRVRDGDVLLRRIKTYREVARGAECEQLASVRRELRARRKKARRKLRRLIRASASILKAAPAPSAAPRATPMEAVRTAVRRHLADCIERQAAFESDDDDALHAFRLSCKRLHYVIERSSADLPELDPLAKLLSKLTDALGIAHDCIALRARARACGAPLVALRAQHDRDVHVRLARRLWHHGSVLQGLSFARGGVSRDSR
- a CDS encoding ABC transporter ATP-binding protein produces the protein MALLEVQGVESGYDAMKILWGIDLAVERGETVLLLGANSAGKTTLLRTIIGLLRCWNGAIHFDGQAIDHLPPDQRIRRGIAFMSEMGVFPSLTIEENLRLGGYFISGAEVRRRSVQLMELFPDLAKKRHGLAASLSGGQRKMLGIAKALISQPKLLLMDEPSSGLAPVFVKQVVEALRVAIGGGTALLLAEQNVAFIKLADRGYLIDGGRVRVSGTREELETSDAVRAAYFGL